The Henckelia pumila isolate YLH828 chromosome 2, ASM3356847v2, whole genome shotgun sequence genome includes a window with the following:
- the LOC140883522 gene encoding probable alpha-mannosidase At5g13980, with the protein MARLRGFQLAFTACVVCVLAVETKYIVYNTSGGIVPGKLNVHLVPHSHDDVGWLKTIDQYYVGSNNSIQVACVQNVLDSLIPALLADKNRKFIFAEQAFFQRWWKDQSESMKNTVKLLVNSGQLEFINGGMCMHDEATTHYIDMIDQTTLGHQFLIEDFNVTPRIGWQIDPFGHSAVQAYLLGAEVGFDSLFFARIDYQDRAKRSSDKSLEVIWQGSKSRGSSSQIFTGAFYAGNYEPPTGFYYEFDSDSPVVQDDMELFDYNVKERVDDFVAASISQANVTRSNHIMWTMGTDFKYQYAHTWFRNMDKLIHYVNQDGRVNAFYSTPSMYTDAKYDLNESWPLKTEDYFPYADRENSYWTGYFTSRPGLKGYVRKMSGYYLAARQLEFFKGRNESGPTTDSLADALAIVQHHDAVTGTEQQHVANDYAKRLSIGYKESEEVVATALGCMTQASTSECKSDVTNFMQCPLLNMSYCPPTEVDLSLGKKLAVLVYNPMGWKRTEIVRIPVFNENVNVRDAAGQSILSQLIPIVDASIANTKFYASAYLGKSSNVSPKYWLAFTVVVPPLGFSSYVISSEKAGASVLSKQLLYTFEWSQTSPIEIGSGSLKLVHSGINGKLMQYINSRSLVNISVEQSYSYFTGYDRSVDFQASGAYVFRPNGSFSVLPEEKIPLTVFQGPLFDEVHQMFNSWIYQITRVYKEKEHAEFEFVVGPIPIDDGFGKEIVTHIKSKIGNNKIFYTDSNGRDFLERIRDHRTDWDLQVNQPIAGNYYPINLGAFIKDENSELSVLVDRSVGGSSIADGELEIMLHRRLLYDDSRGVAEALNETVCVEEKCFGLTIQGKYYVRLDPLGEGSKWRRSFGQEIYSPFILAFSEQDDEWTNFPTPTFSAMDPSYSLPNNVAIITLQELENGNVLFRLAHLYEVGEDNDFSVMATVDLKRVFANKKITQVKEMSLSANQEREEMEKKRLSWKAEGSDTNQGTVWRGGPVDPVKLVVELCPMEIRTFIIEFNLKLSEN; encoded by the exons ATGGCGAGACTTCGGGGTTTCCAGTTGGCTTTTACTGCGTGTGTCGTGTGCGTTTTGGCGGTGGAGACGAAGTACATTGTTTACAATACTTCCGGAGGTATTGTTCCTGGAAAGCTGAATGTTCATTTGGTCCCTCACTCGCATGATGATGTAGGCTGGTTGAAGACAATTGATCAGTATTACGTTGGGTCCAATAATTCTATTCAG GTAGCGTGTGTGCAGAATGTGCTGGATTCGTTGATTCCAGCGTTGTTGGCTGATAAGAACCGGAAATTTATCTTTGCTGAGCAG GCTTTTTTCCAGCGGTGGTGGAAAGACCAGAGTGAATCAATGAAGAATACAGTCAAATTGCTTGTCAACTCGGGTCAACTTGAGTTCAT AAATGGTGGCATGTGCATGCACGATGAGGCAACTACACATTACATCGATATGATAGATCAAACAACGCTAGGACACCAATTTCTCATAGAAGATTTCAATGTCACACCAAGAATCGGCTGGCAGATCGACCCCTTTGGACATTCTGCTGTTCAAGCATACCTTTTGGGTGCAGAG GTTGGGTTTGACTCTCTTTTCTTTGCTCGTATTGACTACCAAGACAGAGCCAAAAGGAGTTCTGACAAGAGCCTTGAGGTTATCTGGCAGGGTTCCAAAAGTCGTGGTTCATCCTCTCAG aTATTTACTGGTGCATTCTACGCGGGGAATTATGAGCCACCAACTGGTTTTTACTACGAATTCGATTCTGATTCCCCTGTTGTCCAG GATGACATGGAACTTTTTGATTACAATGTTAAAGAgcgtgttgatgattttgtagcTGCTTCCATCTCACAG GCCAATGTTACACGTTCAAATCATATAATGTGGACTATGGGAACTGACTTCAAGTATCAATATGCGCATACGTGGTTTCGGAATATGGACAAACTCATACATTATGTAAATCAA GATGGCAGAGTCAATGCATTTTATTCGACTCCATCTATGTACACTGATGCAAAATATGACTTAAATGAGTCATGGCCTCTTAAAACTGAAGACTACTTCCC ATATGCGGATCGTGAAAATTCTTATTGGACAGGATATTTTACAAGTAGGCCCGGCTTAAAAGGCTATGTCAGAAAGATGAGTGGCTACTATTTG GCAGCAAGACAGTTAGAATTTTTCAAAGGAAGAAATGAATCAGGACCAACGACTGACTCATTGGCTGATGCGTTGGCAATTGTACAACACCATGATGCAGTTACTGGTACTGAGCAGCAACATGTGGCTAACGACTATGCAAAACGGCTTTCAATTGGTTACAAGGAG TCCGAGGAAGTTGTGGCAACTGCACTTGGTTGTATGACACAAGCATCAACTTCAGAATGCAAGAGTGATGTTACAAACTTCATGCAG TGCCCCCTTCTGAACATGAGCTATTGTCCTCCAACAGAAGTTGATCTCTCTCTTGGGAAAAAATTA GCGGTACTTGTCTATAACCCTATGGGGTGGAAAAGAACGGAGATCGTGAGAATTCCT GTATTCAATGAGAATGTCAATGTTAGAGATGCTGCAGGACAATCGATTTTGTCGCAGCTTATCCCTATAGTTGATGCTTCAATAGCCAACACAAAATTCTATGCCAGTGCATACTTGGGCAAATCTTCAAATGTCAGTCCCAAGTATTGGCTTGCTTTTACAGTGGTTGTTCCACCTTTGGGCTTTAGTAGCTATGTGATCTCAAGTGAGAAAGCGGGAG CATCTGTTTTGTCAAAACAATTGTTGTACACATTTGAATGGAGTCAAACCAGTCCCATAGAAATAGGTTCGGGCAGCTTGAAGCTTGTGCACTCTGGAATTAATGGAAAGCTGATGCAATATATTAATAGCAGGAGTTTG GTAAACATTTCTGTAGAGCAATCATACAGTTATTTCACTGGATATGACAGGAGTGTTGATTTTCAG GCTTCAGGGGCATACGTTTTCCGGCCAAATGGCTCATTTTCAGTGCTGCCTGAAGAGAAG ATTCCACTTACAGTTTTTCAAGGTCCGCTCTTTGACGAAGTTCATCAGATGTTTAATTCCTGGATATATCAG ATTACAAGAGTGTACAAGGAGAAGGAACATgctgaatttgaatttgtg GTTGGTCCCATTCCCATTGATGATGGGTTTGGTAAGGAGATTGTAACTCACATAAAATCCAAAATAGGaaacaacaaaatattttatacaGACTCCAACGGGCGTGATTTTCTTGAAAGG ATTCGAGACCACAGAACTGATTGGGACCTTCAAGTGAACCAACCTATTGCTGGAAACTACTATCCA ATCAATCTTGGAGCTTTCATCAAAGATGAGAACTCAGAGCTATCAGTTTTGGTGGATAGATCGGTAGGAGGATCAAGTATTGCTGATGGTGAATTGGAGATAATGCTCCACAG GAGATTGCTATATGACGATAGTAGAGGTGTTGCTGAGGCTCTAAATGAAACAGTGTGCGTCGAGGAGAAGTGCTTTGGTTTAACT ATCCAAGGAAAGTACTACGTCAGGCTTGATCCACTTGGAGAGGGATCCAAGTGGCGTCGATCATTTGGACAGGAGATATATTCACCTTTTATTTTAGCTTTCTCCGAGCAG GATGACGAGTGGACAAATTTCCCAACACCTACCTTTTCAGCAATGGATCCTTCTTACAGTCTTCCTAATAATGTTGCTATAATAACTCTCCAG GAGCTTGAAAATGGAAATGTTCTCTTTCGGTTGGCGCACTTGTATGAG GTTGGAGAGGACAATGACTTTTCGGTGATGGCAACCGTCGACTTGAAGAGAGTTTTTGCTAACAAGAAG ATAACACAAGTCAAGGAAATGAGTCTCTCAgccaatcaagaaagagaagaaaTGGAGAAAAAGAGGTTATCTTGGAAAGCGGAAGGCTCAGATACAAACCAAGGCACGGTATGGAGAGGGGGTCCTGTAGATCCTGTGAAGCTGGTGGTAGAGCTTTGCCCAATGGAAATTCGAACATTCATAATTGAATTCAACTTAAAACTATCTGAAAATTGA
- the LOC140883153 gene encoding putative late blight resistance protein homolog R1A-3, translating to MAVYAALLALARSLREIGDLQRYVDPLHKEIILSLHEKVDFIVNFLEDYSDKHHTTLDFVGNGIRKASYEAQDFMDSYLCWVSTTDHDDGCSSSESEASCDKVNLVQDLNMAFERIGFIWEETMKMKMNISDKDKDFDSKSYSFPVDRSSTAKNMVVGFDDDLNSIKERLYEDSAKLQIIPIVGMGGIGKTTLATRAYEDSILSQYFDKCAWITVSQEYQRRVILSGLFESLKNEQSDMSEAELAKLVYQNLLGRRYLIVIDDMWSTKAWDDLNMIFPDDGNGSRILLTTRLLDVASYARSSDTPWVHQMSFINEDQCWELLQQRVFGQQSCPLQLVEVGKKIAKNCGGLPLTIVVVAGLLISPENVMREQVWENVSENISSREPAIGLQCSKILCFSYDRLPLRLKPCFLYIAAFPEDSEIDVPKLIKLWVADGFLKPNDGFECLEDVGERNLEDLVKRSLLLVSKKEPDGKLETVRIHDMLREICITKAEQEGFLHHHVSSRTEFVENPYRRRLTFQMTKENQECEILDSSLRSILIFPKHYYIPRLYLPSRHICILDAPKLSRMNVSHIISTFHNLRYFHFSSELGFPASISKLAKLETIIVSETEFALELPYEILKMPKLRHVIFHKSVRLSYPSDMGIVHESDLQTIETLIDFVFSEEIIRILVNLKKLKVEYENGNLDDFNLDNLSKLRKLEDLEIAVWWLSVPIITWKHAFPMGLKKLYLLGVPFPWENMTIIGSLPNLQVLVMTGKNFTEVSEWKTTEGEFLQLKYFCSTLDGVVKWETEKEHLPCLETLILDSVVSIDEIPSGIGEVDTLQYIELQSCKKSLVDSAQRIQKHQHENGNDAFGVHVIDGFKHGLF from the coding sequence ATGGCTGTTTATGCTGCGCTTCTTGCTCTTGCTCGATCATTGCGAGAGATTGGGGATCTTCAACGGTACGTCGATCCTCTTCACAAAGAAATAATCCTTTCTCTCCATGAAAAGGTTGATTTCATCGTCAATTTCCTTGAAGATTATTCAGATAAGCATCATACAACACTTGATTTTGTGGGAAATGGGATCAGAAAAGCTTCATATGAAGCTCAAGATTTCATGGATTCGTATTTGTGTTGGGTATCAACTACTGATCATGACGATGGGTGTTCTTCTTCAGAATCAGAGGCTAGTTGTGACAAGGTGAACTTGGTTCAAGACTTGAACATGGCTTTTGAAAGAATTGGTTTTATTTGGGAAGAgacgatgaagatgaagatgaacaTCAGTGACAAAGATAAAGATTTCGATTCCAAATCCTATTCTTTTCCTGTTGATCGTTCGTCCACAGCCAAAAACATGGTTGTGGGATTTGATGACGACTTGAATTCAATCAAAGAAAGGTTATACGAAGATTCTGCTAAGctccaaatcatcccaattGTGGGGATGGGAGGAATCGGGAAGACGACTCTAGCTACAAGAGCCTACGAGGATTCAATCCTTTCTCAATACTTTGACAAATGCGCATGGATCACAGTGTCACAAGAGTATCAAAGGAGAGTGATTCTTTCAGGGCTTTTCGAGTCCCTCAAGAATGAACAATCTGATATGAGCGAAGCAGAACTGGCAAAATTGGTGTATCAAAATCTCTTGGGGAGGCGATATCTCATTGTGATTGATGATATGTGGAGTACCAAGGCTTGGGATGATTTGAATATGATATTCCCAGATGACGGCAATGGAAGTCGAATCTTGTTAACCACTAGGCTATTAGACGTGGCTTCTTATGCGAGATCTTCAGATACTCCGTGGGTTCACCAAATGAGTTTTATAAATGAAGATCAATGTTGGGAACTACTTCAACAAAGAGTTTTTGGACAACAATCTTGTCCTCTCCAACTGGTGGAAGTCGGAAAGAAGATTGCGAAAAATTGCGGTGGACTTCCACTCACCATCGTGGTGGTTGCAGGACTACTGATTTCTCCAGAAAACGTTATGAGAGAACAAGTTTGGGAAAATGTTTCGGAAAATATAAGTTCTAGAGAGCCTGCAATTGGGCTTCAGTGCTCAAAGATACTCTGTTTTAGTTATGATCGGTTACCTCTTCGACTAAAACCATGTTTCCTATACATTGCGGCTTTTCCAGAAGATTCTGAAATTGATGTTCCTAAGCTAATCAAGTTGTGGGTTGCGGATGGATTTCTGAAACCAAATGATGGGTTCGAATGCTTGGAAGATGTGGGGGAACGTAATTTGGAGGATCTTGTGAAGAGAAGTTTGCTCTTAGTGAGCAAAAAAGAGCCTGATGGGAAACTGGAAACTGTTAGAATCCATGATATGTTGAGGGAAATTTGCATaacaaaagctgaacaagagGGGTTTCTCCATCATCATGTGTCATCCAGAACAGAATTCGTAGAGAATCCATATCGCCGTCGCCTCACATTTCAAATGACCAAGGAAAATCAAGAATGTGAAATCCTAGACTCGAGCTTACGTTCCATTCTAATTTTCCCCAAGCATTATTATATACCAAGACTATATTTACCGTCTAGGCACATCTGTATCTTGGATGCACCCAAACTCTCTCGGATGAACGTTTCACATATAATCTCCACATTCCATAATTTAAGGTACTTCCATTTTTCCTCAGAGCTTGGATTTCCAGCCTCAATATCAAAACTTGCTAAGCTTGAAACTATAATTGTTAGTGAAACTGAATTCGCATTAGAACTACCGTATGAAATTTTAAAGATGCCCAAGTTAAGGCATGTGATCTTTCACAAGAGTGTTCGTTTATCCTACCCCTCTGACATGGGAATTGTTCATGAAAGTGATCTACAAACAATTGAGACACTGATAGATTTTGTATTTTCCGAAGAGATCATCAGAATACTTGTGAATCTTAAGAAATTGAAAGTTGAATATGAGAATGGTAATTTGGACGATTTTAATCTCGACAACCTTTCCAAGTTACGAAAGCTCGAGGACTTAGAAATCGCGGTGTGGTGGTTGTCTGTTCCCATAATTACATGGAAGCATGCTTTTCCAATGGGTCTGAAGAAGTTGTATCTACTCGGAGTCCCTTTTCCTTGGGAAAACATGACCATAATTGGGTCGCTCCCGAATCTTCAAGTGCTCGTGATGACGGGTAAAAATTTCACTGAAGTTTCAGAGTGGAAAACAACGGAAGGTGAATTTCTTCAACTCAAGTATTTTTGTTCTACCTTAGATGGTGTGGTGAAGTGGGAAACGGAAAAAGAGCACTTGCCATGCCTTGAAACCTTGATTCTCGATTCTGTGGTGTCGATTGATGAGATTCCTAGTGGCATAGGAGAAGTAGATACGCTTCAATACATCGAGCTACAAAGCTGTAAAAAATCATTGGTGGACTCAGCCCAGCGGATTCAAAAGCATCAACATGAAAATGGAAACGATGCTTTTGGTGTTCATGTTATTGATGGCTTTAAACACGGATTGTTTTGA